TTCGGATTGTCCTGTAGCAAAAACATCTGTGTTAAAAGTTTCAGGGAAGGTGACTTTGCTGTAGAGTTTCCTGGTGAAGCCACAATCGTTTCTGAATCTTTTCAAGTGGACACACAGAATCGGAGGCAATGAGACAAGTTTCAGTTcctacatgaaaaaaaaaaaattcaaacaaaattAACTCAAAAGAGTCATGCATATCATGTGCTAAAATCGAGTTAAAATCTTACCTGAATTTGCCATATTACCACATAAAAACAGTAactataaaatcaaaatttacatttcttatgtttttatggaatattgcagcatttattaatgattcatgcacatcattatttttaaattcatgtgccctcataatctttaatcaaaataaattttcCTGTTTGAGAAGCCATTTGACTCGGATAGAAGTCATAATAGataagaaaagactatcgcaacttccattTCCTGCTGACTTAAAACATTTCTAAACTAAATATTATATTGTTTgataatggcaaaaaaaaaaaaaagcacactaAAAGCACACACATGAGTGGATGGCTGCTTTTTTTCACACTGGTCACAGTACCACTCCTCACCGTCCACCAGGTTTTGAAGCTGGAAAAAGGAGTTGATGCAGCTCTCCTGAAGAACATAAGGAGAAACTTTGTGTAATTTACTCAAGGTCATTTACATTACAATGTATATTACTGATGTACTGACTATCAAAACATAATTGATGAATGTTTAACTTATTTACCAGGGTGTTTCCCCCTTCACAGATTGCCAAAGGAAGGCTGAAAAGAGAGTTGGGCATTCGCTGAATGGATGCGCAATGTGAACACGTCACCTGTGTCTCTACCTTTATCTCATAGAGACTGCGGATTTCCTGAGCCTGAAAAAGTGAAGACTTTAATTGAATATTCTCATTCACACAGttcacacttaaagggttagttcacccaaaaatgaaatttctgtcattaattactcaccctcatgtcgtaccaaacccgtaagaccttcattcatcttcggaacacaaatgaagatatttggggggtttttatcctccattgaaagcaatgaaattactaCATTCAATGTccaaagacattgttaaaatagtcagcgtggctacagtggttcaaccttaatgttatgaagcgacgagaatactttttgtgtgcaaaaaaacaaaacaaaaataacaactttattaaacaaaattcATCTGTCCCCTGTCATTATGCTACACTATTTACGttgcagcacttccaggttttACGTCCGAacggcggctcagtattggccgacgcctgttcatgtgagcagcacaaGGCATGTGTATGATGCAGATGCAGGAGCgagccaataatgagccggcgttcGGATGTAAACATGGAAATGCAGCACTGCGCCAACTGTGTaacagactgacagggaagaggaaaaatagttatttttgttttgtttttgcgcacaaaaagtatttttgtcacttcataacattaaggttgaaccactgtagccacgttgactattttaacaatgtactTTTCTGGACACTGAATTTtattgctttcaatggaggataaaaaaacgGTAGACAACTCGGATtccatcaaaatatcttaatttgtgttccgaagatgaacgaaggtcttacaggtgtggaacgatatgagggtgagtaattaatgacagaaatttcatttttgggtgaagtaaccccTTAACAAAACCTGTACACATCTATTTTTTACTACAAACCCACCAAGCAACGATCAGGCATCTGCTTCTGCATGAGATTGAGGATAAGGTGGAATGTTTCATCCGCATCCTGTTGAGTGTATCCTACAGCACAATGACAGAATACACTCagaatgacaccattttcataAGTATACAATTTAAGGGTGATATGATGCATACGGCGGATGGTGTGACGGTAGAGGCTGTTCAGGAAGTCTCTGTGCGGAGAAGGATGTGATCCATCCCTCATGGCTAGCAGGGTGTTCTTCAAATGCAGTGGGATGTTACTCTGTTCGATCCTATCTGATGGATTCCATCTTTAAACGACAggcattaaaaagaaaatatttagcATGTGTTATTATTGGTAGTTTGCAAGTGTGCAGCATATTCAACTGATAATAGAGCTTTACTTGTTCAGTATGTCCAGTAGTTCAGTGGTGGCTTTGAAGGACTGAAGCAAAGCATTAATACAACAAGATAGACTGTCGTTGAAAAGGCCTCTCACTTCTGAAACATTAGATCATAGATAATTTTGTTAGTTACAGCATTCGTTTCAGcatttacatcaaaaatatgGTTCAGGAAACTGAATTACAGTAGTTCTTAGAACAGCTAATGCAGCGTTtagggccgttcacacagaacattaGCTaccttttcattgtttttcaatgtaaacacGCGCTAGACAGACGTCTTTAACCTTTGTGCTGGCATCTTTTGCAGATTCTTGTGCATTAAAACGCAATCaactttaaaacaaaacaaaaagaagaaTAAAATGTTCTCTCGTGtttttaacagcaaaaaaaaagccTTCTGTGTGAACCGGCCCTTTGTTTGCTATTATGTGTGAATTAAAAGTAAATGAAAttcaaatctttttttattgtagcttaattatgttttaattCAAATCTGTGCTGTTATAGATGCAAGTCTTTGCTGATTTACCATACTCCCTGGAATAGTTCCATGATGTGGATCGGCTGTATCGTCCATAATGTGCCATTTTACTCCAGAAGTCTCCCATTCACAGACACACAATACAGCCGCAAAAGCTCCTCAGTGCTGTGTGTATGGAAACCTGATTTTTGACACAGTTAGCGTTAAACTGCGCATTACTTTATTGAAAACTGAACTAAGCTTAAGCAGTATTTACCTTCCTCAAGATACGTCAGCTCCCGGTTCACAGTCAGTTTCACAGAGTTTCAGTCAGACATAAACAAAAACGGCTgattttactttcagtttcaaTTCACGCGTCGGTTTCGTCACAGATACGAAACTCATACGCGGTTTACAATAAATGATtaggtaacattttaaaacaaattttgGTAACACACTTTACAACAAGTTCcaattagttaatgttagttaactaacaatgagctcTAAACAtatgttacagtatttattcattttgtttacgctagttaataaaaaaacaattatttcatgttagctcaggtacattaaataatattaacagatgcaacttttatattgaaattaatcttaaattaattttttcatagctagttcatgttaatgtagttaaataatatatggtaaagttattattatcattattatcaacaaacatttaatcactaatacattttaatttgaatacacATTTTAGACATagactatttattt
Above is a genomic segment from Megalobrama amblycephala isolate DHTTF-2021 linkage group LG14, ASM1881202v1, whole genome shotgun sequence containing:
- the LOC125245965 gene encoding ubl carboxyl-terminal hydrolase 18 isoform X1 → MGDFWSKMAHYGRYSRSTSWNYSREYEVRGLFNDSLSCCINALLQSFKATTELLDILNKWNPSDRIEQSNIPLHLKNTLLAMRDGSHPSPHRDFLNSLYRHTIRRYTQQDADETFHLILNLMQKQMPDRCLAQEIRSLYEIKVETQVTCSHCASIQRMPNSLFSLPLAICEGGNTLESCINSFFQLQNLVDGEEWYCDQCEKKQPSTHELKLVSLPPILCVHLKRFRNDCGFTRKLYSKVTFPETFNTDVFATGQSENVTNDSPRSDEHYSLYAVIVHKGSVTMFGHYTAYIRPFQDQAWYYADDNYVQPATWADVQYTYKGSSTAYLLLYRKKSRNSSG